From one Streptomyces sp. ICC1 genomic stretch:
- a CDS encoding putative T7SS-secreted protein, which yields MSTRPRDWSTLHDGDPVPGDPYEVAALGKKLRDMADEIDKQAANIKALSSVDGWDSDAGRGFHDIADNTSARLKRSYERYDEAAKAIGTKVVEGESDEYASELHRAQKMADKALADFLEADTTHKTAMKDLEKYDAKPPTPEDGPERTRLTNQKNDAWSAKRECFIKVSKAKDIRDDAASKAAKHIKNVIHHDGVRDPGGFMNWLADWADRFSNMAAIFSILAVICTFVPPLQFLAPIFAALAIISSAAALAGHAYDMTVRGGKLNLLKLGLDVLGVVPGLGALKGFSAGAKGLKFLGKLGGLRFSGSAALKGANFKFFNGLAVNLTNKVLAKIPAIGIQSGERITAVVKGGGLIGAIIKIAQRKDGHATGDPGDPRPTPTGPTPRASTFQAGLECLVELEHPVCLWSEGNAGENRVIAGFSREAIREQVVDEGAEHGTGCRFGCAVSRCHGSFRGCLGPAPRSWWQGSQ from the coding sequence GTGAGCACCCGCCCCCGCGACTGGTCCACGCTGCACGACGGCGACCCGGTCCCCGGCGACCCGTACGAGGTCGCCGCGCTCGGCAAGAAGCTGCGCGACATGGCCGACGAGATCGACAAGCAGGCCGCCAACATCAAGGCCCTCTCCTCGGTCGACGGCTGGGACAGCGACGCCGGACGCGGGTTCCACGACATCGCGGACAACACCTCGGCGCGCCTCAAGCGCAGCTACGAGCGGTACGACGAGGCCGCCAAGGCCATCGGCACCAAGGTGGTCGAGGGCGAGTCCGACGAATACGCGAGCGAGCTGCACCGCGCGCAGAAGATGGCGGACAAGGCGCTGGCCGACTTCCTGGAGGCGGACACCACGCACAAGACCGCCATGAAGGACCTGGAGAAGTACGACGCGAAGCCCCCCACCCCCGAAGACGGGCCGGAGCGCACCCGGCTCACGAACCAGAAGAACGACGCCTGGTCCGCCAAGCGGGAGTGCTTCATCAAGGTCTCCAAGGCCAAGGACATACGCGACGACGCCGCGAGCAAGGCCGCCAAGCACATCAAGAACGTGATCCACCACGACGGGGTCCGCGACCCCGGCGGGTTCATGAACTGGCTGGCGGACTGGGCGGACCGGTTCTCCAACATGGCCGCGATCTTCTCGATCCTCGCGGTCATCTGCACCTTCGTGCCGCCCCTGCAGTTCCTCGCACCGATCTTCGCCGCCCTCGCCATCATCTCGAGCGCGGCCGCGCTGGCCGGGCACGCGTACGACATGACGGTCCGCGGCGGCAAGCTGAACCTCCTCAAGCTCGGCCTCGACGTCCTGGGCGTGGTCCCGGGCCTCGGCGCCCTGAAGGGCTTCTCGGCCGGCGCCAAGGGCCTGAAGTTCCTCGGGAAGCTCGGCGGACTGCGGTTCAGCGGATCGGCCGCCCTCAAGGGCGCGAACTTCAAGTTCTTCAACGGGCTGGCGGTCAACCTGACCAACAAGGTGCTGGCCAAGATCCCCGCGATCGGGATCCAGTCCGGGGAGCGGATCACGGCGGTCGTCAAGGGCGGCGGACTCATCGGCGCCATCATCAAGATCGCCCAGCGCAAGGACGGCCACGCGACCGGCGACCCCGGCGACCCCAGGCCCACGCCGACGGGCCCGACGCCCCGGGCGTCGACGTTTCAAGCTGGCCTTGAGTGCCTGGTGGAGCTCGAACATCCGGTTTGCCTGTGGAGCGAGGGGAACGCGGGAGAGAATCGCGTGATCGCGGGGTTCTCCAGAGAGGCAATTCGTGAACAGGTCGTTGATGAAGGGGCAGAACACGGAACTGGTTGCAGGTTCGGTTGTGCTGTCAGTCGCTGCCACGGGTCTTTCCGTGGATGTCTCGGCCCTGCTCCTCGGTCCTGGTGGCAAGGTTCGCAGTGA
- a CDS encoding VWA domain-containing protein, giving the protein MKGQNTELVAGSVVLSVAATGLSVDVSALLLGPGGKVRSDDDLVFYNHPAQDGVSVAGHSVSASLDRVPGDVETVAVVASADPLRSGAVFAAAPRLSIAQQGTPTIEFTAPDFTAGETVVVLAELYRKGSGWKVRAVGQGYASGLAGLATDYGVTIDDEPAVLTAVVVPAQTSRPSQDAVVDLSKVGSKAPSLLEPARQAGQALVHTGMGGRRAAVYLILDHDWHMEEMYESFAVQAFAERVLALSANLDDDGTVPVIFSSGQEPFLEEISLDNYRGRIGQLHTQVDWGWGNVAEAMRRAVGHYQESGAADPAFVIVQVGDEPWDKAAFRSLLQNTATLGVFWLFVGFGRGKLAFFKNLNASASATFTNAGFYDASKNPGSVPGDKFYNGLLESFGAWMGT; this is encoded by the coding sequence ATGAAGGGGCAGAACACGGAACTGGTTGCAGGTTCGGTTGTGCTGTCAGTCGCTGCCACGGGTCTTTCCGTGGATGTCTCGGCCCTGCTCCTCGGTCCTGGTGGCAAGGTTCGCAGTGACGACGACTTGGTCTTCTACAACCATCCAGCGCAAGACGGGGTGTCCGTAGCCGGTCACAGCGTCAGTGCCTCCCTGGATCGGGTACCTGGCGACGTGGAGACCGTCGCCGTGGTTGCGAGCGCCGACCCGTTGCGGTCCGGCGCCGTCTTCGCGGCCGCCCCACGGCTCAGCATTGCGCAGCAAGGGACGCCGACCATCGAATTCACTGCCCCGGACTTCACTGCTGGGGAGACGGTGGTCGTTCTGGCCGAGCTGTACCGGAAAGGTTCTGGCTGGAAAGTCCGGGCTGTGGGGCAGGGATATGCCTCGGGGCTGGCCGGCCTGGCAACGGACTACGGCGTCACCATCGACGATGAGCCGGCGGTTCTCACTGCAGTAGTAGTCCCGGCGCAGACCAGTCGACCCAGCCAGGACGCTGTAGTGGACCTGTCCAAGGTAGGGAGCAAGGCGCCGTCATTGCTGGAACCCGCCCGACAGGCTGGGCAGGCCCTGGTCCATACGGGCATGGGCGGACGGCGGGCGGCCGTGTACCTGATCTTGGATCACGACTGGCACATGGAGGAAATGTACGAATCATTCGCGGTTCAGGCTTTCGCGGAGCGCGTGCTGGCTCTGTCAGCGAACCTGGATGATGACGGCACGGTTCCCGTCATCTTCTCCAGCGGGCAAGAGCCGTTCCTCGAAGAGATCAGCCTCGACAACTACCGCGGACGCATCGGCCAGCTCCATACGCAGGTGGACTGGGGCTGGGGCAACGTCGCGGAAGCCATGCGCCGTGCGGTCGGTCACTACCAGGAGAGCGGCGCCGCCGACCCGGCCTTTGTGATCGTTCAGGTCGGGGACGAACCATGGGACAAGGCTGCGTTCCGCTCACTGCTCCAGAACACGGCGACGCTGGGGGTCTTCTGGCTCTTCGTCGGCTTCGGCCGAGGCAAGCTTGCGTTCTTCAAGAACTTGAATGCTTCAGCGTCTGCCACATTCACCAACGCCGGCTTCTACGACGCGAGCAAGAATCCAGGTTCCGTCCCTGGCGACAAGTTCTACAACGGCCTTCTTGAGTCCTTTGGCGCCTGGATGGGGACGTAG
- a CDS encoding DUF4238 domain-containing protein, whose product MCQAFVMDEWDIASADQSLQVGARHHTVPAFYLRRFGNPNEQLWVRDRRSPKAGLRKIADLAIKDFYTFINIDGEPDGRLEQLLTRVEGWAASALRRATSSVTWGSPVHSQDHADIALFMAFQYARGPRRRRELEVMSDLYTRLVQLNEPVHGGRREVAEYRAQLREFRELEFAAHPNMHLSTLSPLAQKLYPYFAERPLCVVSLTAGALVTCDEPIAAFREDGNPAPVLAPARQRVRTRRRQGARKARRATLFHVQKAGHHGLALADQIAMPVGRRTIIVMGDPEISLPSHVRLSPDESMMAAEALNRRLIEQTYFCAFSHPEDQHLLAQPLPELGPLFHLGGTRPEDGVIAANPLSHPRPQLFGRK is encoded by the coding sequence ATGTGCCAGGCTTTCGTCATGGACGAGTGGGACATAGCCAGCGCCGATCAAAGCCTGCAGGTAGGCGCTCGGCACCATACGGTTCCCGCCTTCTACCTTCGACGTTTCGGGAATCCCAACGAGCAGCTGTGGGTTCGAGATCGACGGTCACCGAAAGCGGGTCTTCGCAAGATAGCCGACTTGGCGATCAAGGACTTCTACACCTTCATCAACATCGACGGTGAGCCCGACGGTCGGCTGGAGCAACTACTGACGCGTGTCGAAGGATGGGCTGCGTCTGCTCTTCGCCGCGCAACGTCGAGTGTGACCTGGGGCAGCCCCGTGCACTCGCAGGATCACGCGGACATTGCCCTGTTCATGGCGTTCCAGTACGCACGAGGTCCGCGCCGACGCCGTGAGCTGGAGGTCATGTCCGACCTCTATACGCGCCTGGTCCAGCTCAACGAACCTGTCCACGGGGGACGCCGCGAGGTAGCGGAGTACCGGGCGCAGCTACGCGAGTTTCGCGAGCTGGAGTTCGCCGCACACCCCAACATGCACTTGAGCACGCTCAGCCCGTTGGCGCAGAAGCTCTACCCGTACTTCGCCGAGAGACCGCTGTGCGTGGTCTCGCTGACCGCAGGCGCGCTGGTGACCTGCGACGAGCCCATCGCCGCGTTTCGCGAGGACGGCAACCCTGCGCCCGTCCTGGCGCCTGCCCGCCAGCGCGTCCGAACCAGACGGCGGCAGGGCGCGAGGAAGGCGCGTCGGGCGACCTTGTTCCATGTCCAGAAGGCCGGCCATCACGGCCTGGCCCTGGCGGACCAGATCGCCATGCCGGTTGGACGCCGCACCATCATCGTCATGGGCGATCCGGAAATCTCTCTACCGTCGCACGTGCGCCTCAGCCCGGACGAGAGCATGATGGCCGCCGAGGCACTCAACCGGCGCCTGATCGAGCAGACGTATTTCTGCGCCTTCAGCCACCCCGAGGACCAGCACCTCCTCGCCCAGCCACTGCCCGAGCTCGGCCCTCTCTTCCATCTCGGCGGTACCCGCCCCGAAGACGGAGTGATCGCCGCGAACCCCCTTTCGCACCCACGCCCGCAACTCTTCGGTCGCAAGTAG
- a CDS encoding IS110 family transposase — translation MSQPIEVIGGIDTHTDVHQAAVIDTIGRHLATEAFPTTPAGYRDLLEWLYSHGQILVVGMEGTGSFGAELSRYLHANEIAVIEVDRPDRRARRAAGKSDPIDAYAAATAVLAGRATGIPKHRDGAVEAIRGLRVVRASAVKARTQTINQIRSLIITAPAAVREALRSLTTTELVRRLAASRPGTDLAAPATAVRIALKRLARRYRHLSEEIADADADLRDLITRTAPGLLALPGVGTETAGQLLVTAGDNPDRLASEASFAHLCAAAPVPASSGRTDRHRLNRGGDRQANRALHTIVLVRMRHDPRTRDYVARRTREGLKTKDIFRCLKRFVARDAYRHLTSAFSGATAPSPTA, via the coding sequence ATGTCACAGCCCATCGAGGTGATCGGCGGGATCGACACCCACACCGACGTTCACCAGGCCGCCGTCATCGACACCATCGGCCGGCACCTGGCCACCGAGGCGTTCCCCACAACACCTGCAGGCTACCGAGACCTGCTGGAATGGCTGTACTCCCACGGTCAAATACTGGTTGTGGGCATGGAGGGCACAGGCTCCTTCGGCGCCGAGCTTTCCCGTTATCTCCATGCCAACGAGATCGCTGTTATTGAGGTGGACCGACCCGACCGTCGCGCTCGTCGCGCGGCCGGGAAGTCCGACCCCATCGACGCCTATGCCGCCGCCACTGCGGTACTCGCCGGCCGCGCCACGGGCATCCCGAAGCACCGCGATGGCGCGGTCGAGGCGATCCGCGGGCTGCGCGTGGTGCGCGCCAGTGCCGTCAAGGCCCGCACCCAGACCATCAACCAGATCAGATCACTGATCATCACCGCGCCCGCTGCAGTACGCGAAGCACTGCGCTCGCTGACCACCACCGAGCTGGTCCGACGGCTAGCCGCCAGCCGTCCGGGCACCGATCTGGCTGCCCCGGCCACGGCCGTCAGAATCGCCCTCAAGCGTCTGGCCAGGCGATACCGGCACTTGAGCGAGGAGATAGCAGACGCGGACGCCGACCTGCGCGACCTGATCACTCGCACCGCACCCGGCCTGCTCGCGTTGCCGGGCGTTGGGACTGAGACCGCCGGGCAGTTGCTGGTCACCGCCGGCGACAACCCCGACAGGCTCGCTTCAGAGGCCTCCTTCGCCCACCTGTGCGCCGCCGCACCCGTGCCAGCCTCGTCCGGACGCACCGACCGTCACCGACTCAACCGTGGCGGAGACCGCCAGGCCAACCGCGCGCTGCACACAATCGTGCTGGTCCGCATGCGTCACGACCCGCGCACCCGCGACTACGTCGCTCGACGCACCCGCGAAGGACTCAAGACGAAGGACATCTTCCGATGCCTCAAACGCTTCGTCGCGCGAGACGCCTACCGCCACCTCACCAGCGCATTCAGCGGCGCAACCGCGCCCTCTCCTACAGCTTGA
- a CDS encoding transposase has product MAEATARDLVTPEPSRPVAVPFVPPDGMLDVNGQPRRLVARTTERYAAVQALLAEGRSLAAIGRTLRLDHSTVRRFVRAASLDELLVKATGRLSLLDEHKTYLRARWLEGCHDIPQLHRELRERGFTGSVQCLRRYFRAFRPPRQPGRKQQPVSRPRPRPAPKPRRVVRWIMTNPQHLAAADAAELKEIRTACPHLDAAARHVHDFAEMLHHLRGDQLPDWMERVLTDDLPALHSLVSGLRRDFDAVTAGLSTPWSSGQVEGHVTRVKLIKRMAYGRANLDLLRQRVLLGP; this is encoded by the coding sequence ATGGCGGAGGCGACCGCGAGGGACCTGGTCACGCCGGAGCCGTCCAGGCCGGTGGCCGTGCCGTTCGTCCCGCCGGACGGCATGCTCGACGTCAACGGCCAACCCCGGCGCCTGGTGGCCCGCACGACAGAGAGATACGCGGCGGTCCAGGCCCTGCTGGCCGAGGGAAGGTCGCTGGCGGCGATCGGCCGGACGCTGCGGCTGGACCACTCCACCGTCCGCCGCTTCGTCCGAGCCGCCAGCCTCGACGAACTCCTGGTCAAAGCCACCGGCAGGCTGTCTCTCCTGGATGAGCACAAGACCTACCTCCGCGCCCGCTGGCTGGAGGGCTGTCACGACATTCCCCAGCTCCACCGGGAACTGCGCGAGCGCGGATTCACCGGGAGCGTCCAGTGCCTCCGCCGCTACTTCCGAGCCTTCAGACCTCCCCGCCAACCAGGACGGAAGCAGCAACCGGTGTCCCGGCCGCGGCCCAGGCCGGCCCCGAAGCCCCGACGCGTCGTCCGCTGGATCATGACGAACCCCCAGCACCTCGCGGCCGCCGACGCCGCGGAACTGAAGGAGATCCGTACGGCCTGCCCTCACCTCGACGCCGCCGCACGGCACGTCCACGACTTCGCTGAAATGCTCCACCACCTTCGCGGAGACCAACTTCCCGATTGGATGGAGCGAGTCCTTACTGACGACCTCCCAGCCCTCCACTCACTGGTCAGCGGCCTGCGACGCGACTTCGACGCCGTCACCGCAGGTCTCTCAACACCGTGGAGCTCCGGCCAGGTTGAGGGCCACGTCACCCGCGTCAAGCTCATCAAGCGCATGGCCTACGGACGAGCCAACCTCGACCTCCTACGCCAACGGGTACTCCTCGGCCCATAA